A genomic window from Candidatus Kouleothrix ribensis includes:
- a CDS encoding class I SAM-dependent RNA methyltransferase: protein MTLSPKLFRRQVIDAARAGTPTQPICPHAAPAGFCGGCTFQDRTYAAQVAAKQAALRALWQLDLPADLLAQVEMIGSPNPFGYRTRMDYVASKERFGLRRGGKYNYIVDLNECHLIPPAAFAAARAVYTQAIELGLPDYNLRSHAGFLRYIVVRRSPQGTLLLAIVTAAPDAEGHYAAIVEQLAARALEQPAVAGLHWLINDTLTDRSFGTPLRHWGAELLEMQVGAHTLAIDPNTFFQNNVHLLLPLLDDIQLAVCGGQPESPGDHRQPTVADLYGGVGTIALHLADHVGHVTCVESVEASAHLGQHNIKTSGARNVAMVAADVLAFLRTQAPGAFDVVVADPPRTGLGPDVCRELLRLRPRRFVYVSCNALSQLDDARMLLAGYRLTALRGYDMFPQTPHLEVLAIFEARA, encoded by the coding sequence ATGACACTCAGCCCAAAGCTCTTCCGGCGCCAGGTGATCGACGCTGCGCGTGCCGGCACGCCCACCCAACCGATCTGTCCACACGCAGCGCCAGCCGGATTCTGTGGTGGCTGCACCTTCCAGGATCGCACATATGCAGCCCAGGTGGCCGCGAAGCAGGCGGCACTGCGGGCACTGTGGCAGCTCGATCTTCCCGCCGACCTGCTGGCGCAGGTCGAGATGATCGGCTCGCCCAACCCATTCGGCTACCGCACGCGCATGGATTATGTGGCCAGCAAAGAGCGCTTCGGGCTGCGCCGGGGCGGTAAATACAACTATATTGTCGACCTGAACGAGTGCCATCTCATCCCGCCGGCGGCCTTTGCGGCCGCGCGCGCAGTCTATACCCAGGCCATCGAGCTGGGCCTGCCCGACTACAATCTGCGCTCGCATGCGGGCTTCCTACGCTATATCGTGGTGCGCCGCAGCCCACAGGGCACGCTGCTACTTGCAATCGTCACTGCGGCACCCGATGCCGAAGGCCACTACGCCGCGATCGTGGAGCAGCTGGCCGCGCGCGCGCTAGAGCAGCCTGCGGTAGCCGGGTTGCACTGGCTAATCAACGACACACTCACTGATCGCTCGTTCGGCACACCGCTACGCCACTGGGGTGCCGAGCTGCTCGAAATGCAGGTAGGAGCGCACACGCTGGCGATCGACCCGAACACGTTCTTCCAGAATAATGTACATCTGCTGCTGCCGCTGCTCGACGACATTCAACTAGCGGTGTGCGGTGGCCAACCTGAGTCGCCTGGCGACCACCGGCAGCCGACCGTAGCCGATCTCTATGGCGGCGTTGGCACGATCGCACTGCACCTGGCCGACCATGTAGGCCATGTCACGTGCGTCGAGTCGGTAGAAGCAAGCGCACACCTCGGCCAGCACAACATCAAAACCAGCGGCGCGCGCAATGTGGCCATGGTTGCCGCCGATGTGCTGGCATTCCTGCGCACACAGGCGCCTGGCGCATTCGATGTCGTGGTGGCCGACCCACCGCGCACCGGGCTTGGCCCGGACGTGTGCCGCGAGCTGTTGCGGCTGCGGCCGCGCCGGTTCGTGTACGTATCGTGCAACGCGCTCTCACAGCTCGATGATGCGCGCATGCTGCTGGCCGGGTACCGGCTCACGGCGCTGCGGGGCTACGATATGTTTCCGCAAACACCACATCTGGAAGTGCTGGCGATCTTCGAGGCCCGTGCATAG
- a CDS encoding beta-propeller fold lactonase family protein: MQAFKKRSFHYFFTALLIGLGLTLPVPQPAAAGIIPSTITVTNSAIENTDGNGCSLYEALQASFNGAPYHQCSAGDGMNLIVFGGSAAGATITMPPPPSSLDLPMINKNVTITGPVTISGGSPQNDLHIFRIAPSGTLNLVNLTLKDAHTSGGGAAILDLNRGTINALGVAFVNNIADGDGGAINSNGVVNIVGSTFMGNKAKGVNGVANNSATGYGGAIYVDGSETLKLALTNFSGNLADKGGGAVYYSAKSADLSDTIFSGNLVNGTGSNESAPRGGGALYADSDTTVTILRSAFNGNLTPTSNGGALYSAINATTVISQTAFNGNIAASAGNSGQGGALYNAGGTLDISQALFLNNAVALGDGGAIANDRHGNLSIENSTFTANAALLGNGGAINNTTTQMGGPASSFTARNVTFSANAAVNSSGHGGAIFNAPGHSATLGNSIVDTSVGDNCTGTISSLGHNLDSAGTCGFNQAGDLSGQSAKLDAPAFNGGPLTALLSQKLLAGSPAIDVGDPAICAAVPVGNIDQRGDPRPKDGDGQAGAVCDIGALENDPLLAGYGSTPVQPGSIDFGSAVIGGSADALLTIFETGNTTLQVSNPHISGPNANDFALAVNIPFPLSIADGGAAKQVSLYCAPSGAGLRTATLTFTTNDLAHPQVSYTLTCTGTTVPKPAFGSAPAAPGPIDLGTTIVFTAIDATFVISSTGDADLHPALANPALGGSNPADFQVLNVVPATLAPGQRHTVQVRCLPSALGIRTATLTFTSDDPAHPATSFNLACKGEPAPPPLLAKPGQSINNSPAKGLDGAYGVAISPDGNNVYVTGNLSNAVSVFSRDPASGTLTSIQNFTNAALNGLNGARLVTVSPDGKNVYVASSAANALVTMYRDTSTGMLSQGGTFQSGLSGAYGVVVSPDGRFIYVSSTTAGTVSIFSRSSSTGLPNFVTSVNDAGLAGAHGLALSPDGLSLYVTAYSSPDANTGALVVYKRNPADGTLSHVQTRNECDLLACLFGSGFLDGLGGAYQVAVSPDGLFVYVVGTYDGAVVVFKRNGLDGSVARVRTYKDNAGGIDGLDGVSGVALSPNSKYLFATGFNDKSIAAFTRDTETGLLSFSQLVQRNPLVGGPALPLLDGARDIGVSPDGTSVYAAAFIDDAVVGLHTANPIPALLSLAPGSAPAGGAAFTLAVQGADFVPGAVIYWGATALTTTFVNNTKLTAGISADKIAAAGSINIKVVNPAPGGGTSNQEKFTITAPGDNPLPSITTITPGSAPAGGVAFTLTVNGTNFIAGSKVRWNGTDRTTTFVSAGQLTAQISAADIAAGGPVGVSVFNPGPGGGLSNTAEFNVAAPGENPTPTIAGISPSQTLVDVATADQLTLLITGANFIGDSQAQWNGANRPTSYVNATTLKMLVTAADLALGGQGSITVENPGPGGGLSNTATFTIYTIRSRLYIPVGRR, encoded by the coding sequence ATGCAGGCATTCAAGAAACGTTCCTTTCACTATTTTTTCACCGCGCTGCTGATCGGGCTAGGGCTGACGCTGCCGGTGCCACAACCCGCAGCCGCCGGGATCATCCCCTCGACGATCACCGTCACGAATAGCGCGATCGAGAACACCGACGGCAACGGCTGCTCGCTCTACGAGGCGCTACAGGCCTCGTTCAACGGCGCGCCCTACCACCAGTGTTCGGCCGGCGATGGCATGAACCTGATCGTGTTTGGCGGCAGCGCTGCCGGCGCGACGATCACCATGCCGCCGCCGCCTAGCTCGCTCGACCTGCCGATGATCAATAAGAACGTGACGATTACCGGCCCGGTGACGATCAGCGGCGGTAGCCCGCAGAACGACCTGCACATCTTCCGGATCGCACCGAGCGGCACGCTGAACCTGGTGAACCTGACGCTGAAAGATGCGCACACCAGTGGCGGCGGCGCGGCCATCCTCGATCTCAACCGCGGCACGATCAATGCGCTGGGCGTGGCGTTCGTAAACAATATTGCCGATGGCGACGGCGGCGCGATCAACTCGAACGGCGTGGTCAATATCGTCGGCAGCACCTTCATGGGCAACAAGGCCAAGGGCGTCAATGGCGTGGCCAACAACTCGGCCACTGGCTACGGCGGTGCAATCTATGTCGACGGATCCGAGACACTCAAGCTCGCGCTGACTAACTTCAGCGGCAATCTCGCCGACAAAGGTGGTGGCGCGGTATACTACAGCGCCAAGTCAGCCGATCTCTCCGACACGATCTTCTCGGGTAACCTGGTCAACGGCACTGGCTCGAACGAGTCGGCCCCCAGGGGTGGCGGCGCGCTGTATGCCGATAGCGATACTACCGTCACCATTCTGCGCAGCGCGTTCAATGGCAACCTGACGCCCACCAGCAACGGCGGCGCGCTGTACAGCGCGATCAACGCTACCACCGTGATCAGCCAGACTGCCTTCAACGGCAACATTGCCGCCTCGGCGGGCAATAGCGGCCAGGGCGGCGCGCTCTACAACGCCGGCGGTACGCTCGACATCAGCCAGGCGCTCTTTCTCAATAACGCCGTCGCGCTGGGCGACGGCGGCGCGATTGCCAACGACCGGCACGGCAACCTGAGCATCGAGAATAGCACCTTTACCGCCAACGCCGCGCTGCTGGGCAACGGCGGCGCGATTAACAACACCACTACCCAGATGGGCGGGCCGGCCTCGAGCTTCACGGCGCGCAATGTCACATTTTCGGCCAACGCCGCAGTCAATAGCAGCGGCCACGGCGGCGCGATCTTCAACGCGCCCGGCCACAGCGCCACGCTCGGCAATAGCATCGTCGACACGAGCGTCGGCGACAACTGCACCGGCACGATCAGCTCGCTCGGCCACAACCTCGATAGCGCCGGCACCTGCGGGTTCAACCAGGCCGGCGACCTGAGCGGCCAGAGTGCCAAGCTTGACGCACCGGCGTTCAACGGCGGCCCGCTTACAGCGCTGCTGAGCCAGAAGCTGCTGGCCGGCAGCCCGGCAATCGACGTGGGCGACCCGGCGATCTGTGCGGCTGTGCCGGTGGGCAATATCGACCAGCGCGGCGACCCGCGGCCCAAGGATGGCGACGGCCAGGCCGGGGCCGTGTGCGACATAGGCGCACTCGAGAACGACCCACTACTCGCCGGCTATGGCTCGACGCCGGTGCAGCCCGGCTCGATCGACTTCGGCAGTGCCGTGATCGGCGGCTCGGCCGATGCGCTGCTGACGATCTTCGAGACGGGCAACACCACGCTCCAGGTCAGCAATCCGCACATCAGCGGCCCGAACGCCAACGACTTTGCGCTGGCTGTGAACATTCCATTCCCGCTTAGCATTGCCGATGGCGGCGCGGCCAAGCAGGTGAGCCTCTATTGCGCGCCTTCCGGCGCCGGCCTGCGCACCGCCACACTGACATTTACCACCAACGACCTGGCCCATCCACAGGTGAGCTATACGCTCACCTGCACCGGCACGACTGTGCCCAAGCCGGCTTTCGGTTCGGCCCCGGCCGCGCCCGGCCCGATCGACCTCGGCACGACAATCGTCTTTACCGCGATCGACGCTACGTTCGTGATCAGCAGCACCGGCGATGCCGATCTGCACCCCGCGCTGGCAAACCCGGCACTTGGCGGCAGCAACCCGGCCGACTTCCAGGTGCTGAACGTGGTGCCGGCCACGCTCGCACCTGGCCAGCGCCACACTGTACAGGTGCGCTGCCTGCCCAGCGCCCTGGGCATCCGCACCGCCACGCTGACCTTCACCAGCGACGACCCGGCCCACCCGGCTACCAGCTTCAACCTGGCCTGTAAGGGCGAGCCGGCGCCGCCGCCGCTGCTGGCCAAGCCCGGCCAGAGCATCAATAACAGCCCGGCCAAGGGCCTCGATGGCGCCTACGGCGTGGCGATCAGCCCCGATGGCAATAATGTGTATGTGACTGGCAACCTGAGCAATGCGGTGTCGGTGTTTAGCCGCGACCCGGCGAGCGGCACGCTGACATCCATCCAGAATTTTACCAACGCTGCGCTGAACGGCCTGAACGGCGCGCGGCTTGTGACTGTCAGCCCCGACGGCAAGAATGTGTACGTGGCCAGCAGCGCCGCCAACGCGCTGGTGACCATGTACCGCGACACCAGCACGGGGATGCTCAGCCAGGGCGGCACCTTCCAATCTGGCCTGAGCGGCGCCTACGGCGTGGTGGTCAGCCCCGATGGGCGCTTCATCTATGTCTCGAGCACAACCGCCGGCACGGTGTCGATCTTCAGCCGCAGCTCTAGCACTGGCTTGCCCAATTTTGTCACATCGGTGAACGACGCCGGGCTGGCCGGCGCGCACGGGCTGGCGCTCAGCCCCGACGGCCTGAGCCTGTATGTCACCGCCTACAGCAGCCCCGACGCTAACACCGGCGCATTGGTGGTGTATAAGCGCAACCCGGCCGACGGCACGCTGTCGCACGTGCAGACGCGCAACGAGTGCGATCTGCTGGCCTGCTTATTTGGCAGCGGTTTCCTCGACGGCCTGGGCGGCGCATACCAGGTTGCGGTCAGTCCCGACGGTCTGTTCGTGTATGTCGTAGGTACCTACGATGGCGCGGTGGTCGTATTCAAGCGCAACGGCCTCGACGGCAGCGTCGCGCGTGTACGCACCTACAAGGACAACGCCGGCGGTATTGATGGCCTGGATGGCGTGAGCGGCGTGGCGCTCAGCCCCAACAGCAAGTACCTGTTCGCCACCGGCTTCAACGATAAGTCGATCGCGGCGTTTACGCGCGACACTGAGACTGGCCTGCTCAGCTTCAGCCAGCTGGTGCAGCGCAACCCGCTGGTCGGCGGGCCGGCGCTGCCGCTGCTCGACGGCGCGCGCGATATCGGCGTTAGCCCCGATGGCACCTCGGTGTATGCGGCGGCGTTTATCGACGATGCGGTGGTGGGCCTGCACACCGCCAACCCCATCCCGGCGCTGCTCAGCCTGGCGCCTGGCTCGGCGCCGGCCGGCGGCGCGGCCTTCACGCTGGCGGTACAGGGCGCGGATTTTGTGCCTGGCGCCGTAATCTACTGGGGTGCTACTGCACTGACGACGACGTTTGTCAACAACACCAAGCTGACCGCCGGCATCTCGGCCGATAAGATCGCGGCGGCCGGGTCAATCAATATCAAGGTTGTCAACCCCGCGCCGGGCGGCGGCACGTCGAACCAGGAGAAGTTCACGATCACGGCGCCGGGCGATAACCCATTGCCCTCGATCACCACCATCACGCCCGGCTCGGCGCCGGCCGGCGGCGTGGCTTTCACGCTGACCGTGAACGGCACGAATTTTATTGCCGGCTCGAAGGTGCGCTGGAATGGCACTGATCGCACCACTACCTTCGTGAGCGCCGGCCAGCTTACCGCGCAGATCAGCGCCGCCGATATCGCGGCCGGCGGCCCGGTTGGTGTGAGTGTATTCAACCCTGGGCCGGGTGGTGGCCTCTCGAACACAGCCGAGTTCAATGTCGCCGCGCCGGGCGAAAACCCGACACCGACGATCGCCGGTATTAGCCCGAGCCAGACTCTGGTCGATGTCGCGACGGCCGATCAGCTCACGCTGCTGATCACCGGCGCCAACTTCATTGGCGACTCGCAGGCGCAGTGGAATGGCGCAAACCGCCCGACCAGCTATGTGAACGCCACCACGCTTAAGATGCTCGTCACGGCTGCCGACCTGGCGCTGGGTGGCCAGGGCAGCATCACGGTCGAGAACCCTGGGCCGGGCGGTGGCCTCTCGAACACGGCTACCTTCACGATCTACACGATCCGCTCGCGGCTGTATATCCCGGTGGGGCGTCGCTAA
- a CDS encoding DUF11 domain-containing protein: protein MPFSRLVSMAGLLALVALVLGAAWPSLPPQSVAHAAGLNVAYVYTTDTVARDGFKAMLQLRGFTVSTVLQSNTAFDFSTVDSIILGDDTSWAAGAASPPNFNNISSFGRYIVGVGNGGAAFFGLRTLAIGNTQLNNDKQAQALNPGDAVWLTPKAISLPADGKLTFYNRIVALREVPDLRLPNTVTRIAQRLDLQGATAYPLIGQTSSGQLGAQCNVLWGFRALPRYLSPAGANVFENILRNNVCTDVSATQADLSIGKTAAPEPVNVGAQLTYSLTVANAGPNAAPGATVVDTLPAGVTFVSATPSQGSCSFAAGIVTCSLGTLSIGATAATISIVVKPAEEGKLLNSASVAAQALDPDMANNVASAGSTVNLPPTYTFINLAAYKAFDPGLIVTQIKPDLSIFGAEITQGIQCFDTSKGLSGCADNSLPYVAKKDTTARIYLGVGAPFTRLNNIPVRLHIFANGVEYLVSMIGNATTSLDQSVHDAAEAYFNVNFSNAISVSFYAEVDPNNTISESNESNNRFPASGLLTRTFSPRKSLKLVGRRLRYHPPGYSGQQYAGGWAVNGGAAAWYSQLLPMRNNGINYAVSSGYLNWTGSLDSGTGQHALIQNLNSTWILENVFSWMFNANGFTGANQVYGWVPDQGYSGGHADMPIYPHAGGLGVVGIGTDRPGTDTDNPGGGALIMGHELTHDYNLLHTNTGDSCGSADGNANFPYSSSSIQEFGFNPITGKIYNPANTHDLMSYCPAGGSKQGWISPFTWTTMFNKLAPGAAAQPNRADIDAIPSSVLSIDAMIDNPAISDTGAFGELYQADASVPATVLPTGDYAVQLKDAGGTIVQTTNFAVDFKSEYHSFHPLLRGLNSVGDPSDSTTAELSFVVPWVDGTTTIVLLHGAKVLDTQVVSPNAPSLQITSPSGATTWAAGSTQLLAWSASDPDNDTLHYSVFYSHDGANWALLAENLATTSYDVDVDSLAGGTNVHFRVVATDGVNTTTDETDGAINLPNKLPQPTISNPISGAAVPVGDLVVLQGFGFDLEDGQLADSVLSWSSSRQGLLGTGASLPITTLQPGLHTITLTATDSSNQTASVSVQLFIGERVYLPQARR from the coding sequence ATGCCGTTTTCACGCCTGGTATCGATGGCCGGCTTGCTGGCCCTGGTTGCGCTTGTGCTCGGTGCGGCCTGGCCCAGCCTGCCACCTCAGTCGGTTGCGCACGCTGCCGGCCTGAACGTTGCCTACGTCTACACCACCGACACAGTCGCCCGCGATGGCTTCAAAGCGATGTTGCAACTGCGCGGCTTCACCGTGTCGACCGTGCTCCAGAGCAACACTGCCTTCGATTTCAGCACGGTCGACTCGATCATTCTGGGTGACGATACGAGCTGGGCTGCCGGCGCCGCGTCGCCGCCAAACTTCAACAATATCAGCTCGTTCGGTCGCTACATCGTCGGCGTCGGCAACGGCGGCGCGGCGTTCTTCGGCCTGCGTACGCTCGCGATCGGCAATACCCAGCTCAATAACGACAAGCAGGCCCAGGCGCTCAACCCCGGCGATGCGGTCTGGCTGACACCCAAGGCGATTAGCCTGCCAGCCGATGGCAAGCTGACGTTCTACAACCGGATCGTCGCACTACGCGAGGTGCCTGATCTGCGCTTGCCCAACACCGTCACGCGGATCGCTCAGCGTCTCGACCTGCAGGGGGCGACGGCCTACCCGCTGATCGGTCAGACTTCAAGCGGGCAGCTGGGCGCGCAGTGCAATGTGCTATGGGGCTTCCGCGCGTTGCCACGCTACCTGAGCCCGGCCGGCGCCAACGTGTTCGAGAATATCTTGCGCAACAATGTCTGCACCGACGTGTCGGCTACCCAGGCCGACCTGAGCATCGGCAAGACTGCCGCGCCCGAGCCGGTGAACGTTGGCGCCCAGCTGACCTATTCGCTCACTGTGGCCAACGCTGGGCCGAATGCCGCACCCGGCGCCACGGTAGTCGATACGCTGCCGGCCGGCGTCACGTTCGTTTCGGCCACACCCAGCCAGGGCAGCTGTAGCTTTGCCGCCGGGATTGTGACATGCAGCCTGGGCACGCTGAGTATCGGCGCCACAGCTGCCACAATCTCGATTGTGGTCAAGCCGGCTGAGGAAGGCAAGCTGTTGAACAGCGCCAGTGTGGCTGCCCAGGCGCTCGACCCCGACATGGCCAATAACGTCGCGAGTGCGGGCAGCACAGTGAACCTGCCGCCAACCTATACGTTTATCAATCTAGCGGCCTACAAGGCCTTCGATCCCGGCCTGATCGTCACCCAGATCAAGCCCGACCTCTCGATCTTCGGCGCGGAGATCACCCAGGGCATTCAGTGCTTCGACACCAGCAAGGGCCTGAGCGGTTGCGCCGACAACTCGCTGCCGTATGTGGCCAAGAAAGACACCACCGCACGGATCTACCTGGGCGTAGGCGCGCCCTTCACCCGGCTGAACAACATACCGGTGCGCCTGCACATCTTCGCCAATGGCGTCGAATACCTGGTCAGCATGATCGGCAACGCCACGACCAGCCTCGACCAGAGCGTACACGACGCCGCCGAGGCCTACTTCAACGTCAACTTCTCGAATGCGATCAGCGTCAGCTTCTATGCCGAGGTCGATCCCAACAATACGATCAGCGAGAGCAACGAGTCGAACAACCGCTTCCCGGCGTCCGGCCTTCTCACACGCACCTTTTCGCCGCGCAAGTCGCTTAAGCTGGTCGGCCGCCGGTTGCGCTACCATCCGCCCGGCTATAGCGGGCAGCAGTATGCCGGTGGCTGGGCCGTGAACGGCGGTGCGGCAGCATGGTATAGCCAGCTGTTGCCGATGCGTAACAACGGCATTAACTACGCCGTATCGAGCGGCTACCTGAACTGGACCGGCAGCCTGGACAGCGGCACCGGCCAGCATGCGCTGATCCAGAATCTGAACAGCACCTGGATTCTGGAAAATGTGTTCAGCTGGATGTTCAACGCGAATGGCTTCACCGGCGCCAATCAGGTCTATGGCTGGGTGCCCGACCAGGGCTACAGCGGCGGGCACGCCGATATGCCGATCTACCCGCATGCCGGCGGCCTGGGCGTAGTTGGCATTGGTACCGATCGGCCCGGCACCGACACCGACAATCCTGGCGGCGGCGCGCTGATTATGGGCCACGAGCTCACTCACGATTACAATCTGCTCCATACGAACACCGGCGATAGCTGCGGCTCGGCCGATGGGAACGCGAATTTCCCATACAGTTCGTCGAGCATCCAGGAATTCGGCTTCAACCCGATCACTGGCAAGATCTATAACCCTGCGAACACCCACGACTTGATGAGCTATTGCCCGGCCGGTGGCTCGAAGCAGGGTTGGATCTCGCCTTTTACCTGGACGACCATGTTCAACAAGCTCGCGCCAGGGGCCGCAGCTCAGCCCAATCGCGCGGACATCGATGCCATACCGTCGAGCGTGCTGAGTATTGATGCCATGATCGACAACCCGGCTATCAGCGATACCGGCGCGTTCGGCGAACTCTACCAGGCCGATGCAAGCGTGCCTGCCACCGTGTTGCCCACCGGCGACTACGCGGTGCAGCTGAAAGATGCCGGCGGCACGATCGTGCAAACCACTAACTTTGCGGTGGATTTCAAGAGCGAGTATCACTCGTTCCACCCGCTGCTGCGCGGCCTCAACAGCGTTGGCGATCCCAGCGACTCGACTACGGCCGAGCTGTCGTTTGTGGTGCCGTGGGTCGATGGTACCACGACGATCGTACTGCTGCATGGCGCGAAAGTGCTCGACACCCAGGTGGTCAGCCCGAACGCGCCGAGCCTGCAGATTACCAGCCCTAGCGGCGCTACCACCTGGGCTGCCGGCTCAACCCAGCTGCTGGCCTGGAGCGCCAGCGACCCCGACAACGACACGTTGCACTATAGCGTGTTCTACAGCCACGATGGCGCCAACTGGGCGCTGCTGGCCGAAAACCTGGCCACCACATCGTACGATGTCGATGTCGACTCACTGGCCGGCGGCACTAATGTGCATTTCCGTGTCGTAGCCACCGATGGGGTCAACACCACCACCGACGAGACCGATGGGGCGATCAATCTGCCGAACAAGCTGCCCCAGCCCACGATCAGCAACCCGATCAGCGGCGCGGCCGTGCCAGTCGGCGATCTGGTGGTGCTGCAAGGCTTCGGCTTCGACCTCGAAGACGGGCAGCTGGCCGATAGTGTGCTCAGCTGGTCGAGCAGCCGGCAAGGCCTGCTGGGTACCGGCGCGTCGCTGCCGATCACCACGCTCCAGCCGGGCCTGCATACGATCACGCTGACAGCCACCGATAGCAGCAATCAGACGGCCAGTGTGTCGGTGCAGCTGTTCATCGGCGAACGCGTGTATTTGCCGCAAGCGCGCCGGTAG
- a CDS encoding sigma-70 family RNA polymerase sigma factor produces the protein MTIQATSRPINRTSANRAGGERLLAATTLDPHGLSLPALVQHCTAESEHFYRGRPYDTSFAYELFRRALVERDEQAWEYVYAHYAQLVESWVRRSGAFASCGESSEFFIGAAFTKFWRAMSPERFATFPTLAALLHYLQLCTGSVVIDSVRAQSWAEMISDDALTPSQMPQASADEEALERVQRGEFWQAIDTLLQDDAERAVVVGSFVLGLKPGEIYHNRPDLFGDIHDVYNVKRNVLSRLSRNSELRHELGYA, from the coding sequence ATGACCATCCAAGCAACCTCCCGCCCGATCAACCGCACCAGCGCCAACCGCGCCGGTGGCGAGCGGCTTCTGGCGGCTACCACGCTCGATCCTCACGGGCTGAGCTTGCCGGCACTCGTGCAGCACTGCACCGCAGAGAGCGAGCACTTCTATCGCGGGCGCCCGTACGATACCAGTTTTGCCTACGAGCTCTTTCGCCGCGCACTGGTCGAGCGCGACGAGCAGGCCTGGGAGTATGTCTACGCCCACTATGCCCAGCTAGTCGAGAGCTGGGTACGGCGCAGCGGTGCGTTTGCGAGCTGTGGCGAAAGCAGCGAGTTCTTCATCGGCGCGGCCTTTACCAAGTTCTGGCGCGCTATGTCGCCCGAGCGCTTTGCAACCTTCCCAACCCTGGCGGCGCTGCTACACTACCTACAGCTCTGCACCGGCTCGGTGGTGATCGACAGCGTGCGCGCGCAATCGTGGGCCGAGATGATCTCGGACGACGCGCTGACGCCGAGTCAGATGCCGCAGGCATCGGCCGATGAGGAGGCACTCGAGCGCGTGCAGCGCGGCGAGTTCTGGCAGGCGATCGACACGCTGTTGCAGGACGACGCCGAGCGCGCGGTGGTGGTTGGCTCGTTTGTGCTCGGGCTCAAGCCTGGCGAGATCTATCACAACCGGCCCGACCTGTTCGGCGATATTCATGATGTCTATAACGTGAAACGCAATGTGTTAAGCCGCCTGAGCCGCAACAGCGAGCTACGCCACGAGCTTGGCTATGCATAA